From Leptospira ellinghausenii, a single genomic window includes:
- the rpsC gene encoding 30S ribosomal protein S3, giving the protein MGQKVNPIGLRIGITRNWDSVWFSKQDYIKNLHEDIKIRRFLQKKFKNASVVKIVIERFPEKINVNLHTSKPGMVIGQKGQNIEAVKQELKKYADKPIGMNIIEVKKPEIIAQAIAETVALQIEQRMPFRRVMKAELRRAMRGGVEGVKIQISGRLNGADMARTEKYMEGRVPLHTLRAKIDFGFKEALTTFGQIGVKVWTYTGDYFPTKEESDEDKYAVKRRTS; this is encoded by the coding sequence ATGGGTCAGAAAGTAAATCCAATCGGACTACGAATCGGAATCACACGTAACTGGGATTCGGTTTGGTTTTCCAAACAAGATTACATCAAAAATCTTCACGAAGATATCAAGATCCGTAGATTCCTTCAGAAGAAATTCAAAAATGCATCCGTTGTGAAAATCGTAATCGAAAGATTCCCTGAAAAAATCAACGTGAATCTCCATACTTCTAAACCAGGTATGGTGATTGGTCAAAAAGGCCAAAACATCGAAGCGGTGAAACAAGAGCTTAAAAAATACGCTGATAAACCGATCGGAATGAACATCATCGAAGTGAAAAAACCAGAAATCATCGCACAAGCGATTGCTGAAACGGTTGCCCTTCAAATCGAACAAAGGATGCCTTTCCGTCGTGTCATGAAAGCGGAACTTCGTCGTGCGATGCGCGGTGGGGTTGAAGGTGTCAAAATCCAAATCTCTGGACGTCTCAATGGGGCGGACATGGCAAGAACTGAAAAGTATATGGAAGGACGAGTCCCTCTTCATACTCTTCGTGCCAAAATTGATTTTGGATTCAAAGAAGCTCTCACGACTTTCGGACAAATCGGTGTGAAAGTATGGACTTATACCGGTGATTACTTCCCAACGAAGGAAGAATCCGATGAAGATAAATACGCTGTAAAACGTAGAACGAGTTAA
- the rplV gene encoding 50S ribosomal protein L22 has protein sequence MEAKAVGKHLRISARKARLVADEVRGYDYKEAIDILRFTNKSASSMIINLLNSAVANAIQMNESLDPSSLYVKKIYVDDGPIMKRFRPRARGRASRIRKRLSHITVVVSEIEKKVS, from the coding sequence ATGGAAGCAAAAGCAGTAGGAAAACACCTCAGAATTTCTGCCAGAAAAGCTCGCCTGGTTGCGGATGAAGTTCGTGGATACGATTACAAAGAAGCGATAGATATCTTGCGATTTACAAACAAATCGGCAAGTTCAATGATCATTAACCTTCTCAACTCTGCAGTGGCAAATGCCATTCAGATGAATGAAAGTTTGGATCCTAGCTCACTTTATGTTAAAAAAATCTATGTGGATGACGGACCAATCATGAAACGTTTCCGCCCAAGAGCACGTGGACGTGCTTCTCGGATCCGTAAACGCCTAAGCCACATTACCGTTGTTGTATCTGAAATCGAAAAGAAGGTTAGCTAA
- the rpsQ gene encoding 30S ribosomal protein S17 — MEDKNSKKSLTIQGVVVSDAMDKTVVIEIITRKVHPRFKKIMTRTSRVKIHDEKNECQVGDRVIAVETRPLSKQKHHKLVKVIEKAKLV; from the coding sequence ATGGAAGATAAAAACTCTAAAAAATCTTTAACCATTCAAGGTGTAGTTGTGAGTGATGCTATGGATAAAACCGTAGTGATCGAAATCATCACAAGAAAAGTGCACCCACGGTTTAAGAAAATTATGACCAGAACTTCTCGAGTGAAAATTCACGATGAGAAGAACGAGTGTCAAGTTGGTGATCGAGTCATCGCTGTGGAAACAAGACCACTTTCTAAACAGAAACACCATAAACTTGTAAAGGTAATTGAGAAGGCGAAATTAGTATGA
- the rpmC gene encoding 50S ribosomal protein L29, protein MKDDFKSLSPEDLKKEILSSSEEVRKARFQFGVTRSLENPKVIRNHKKRIAQALTVLREKELAAKGKLKQIAPKAGSAPKVAKTSKGKKK, encoded by the coding sequence ATGAAAGACGATTTCAAATCACTTTCTCCAGAAGATTTGAAGAAAGAAATTCTCTCCTCTTCAGAAGAAGTTAGAAAAGCAAGATTCCAATTTGGGGTTACAAGATCTCTTGAGAACCCAAAAGTAATCCGCAATCATAAGAAGAGAATTGCCCAAGCGTTAACTGTCCTTCGTGAGAAGGAACTAGCTGCCAAAGGTAAACTCAAACAAATCGCACCGAAAGCTGGTTCGGCTCCAAAAGTCGCAAAAACAAGCAAAGGTAAGAAGAAGTAG
- the rpsS gene encoding 30S ribosomal protein S19, whose translation MARSLKKGPFIDDHLMKKITKLNSEGKKTPFKSWSRRSTIYPDMIGHTVMIHNGKAFVPVYVNENMIGHKLGEFAPTRTFKGHGGDKKVAKK comes from the coding sequence ATGGCTAGAAGCTTAAAAAAAGGTCCGTTCATCGACGACCACCTCATGAAAAAAATTACCAAGTTAAACTCTGAAGGGAAAAAAACTCCCTTCAAGTCTTGGTCCAGAAGAAGTACCATTTATCCAGATATGATTGGTCATACAGTCATGATTCATAATGGCAAAGCGTTTGTTCCTGTTTATGTGAATGAAAACATGATTGGACACAAACTTGGTGAATTTGCTCCCACTAGAACCTTCAAAGGTCATGGTGGAGACAAAAAAGTAGCGAAGAAATAG
- the rplP gene encoding 50S ribosomal protein L16: protein MLAPKRVKFRKRQRGRLKGKDERGSYVAFGEFGLKAISSGRITARQIEAARITINRQVKRGGKLWIRIFPHLPITKKPAETRMGKGKGNPEFWIAEIRPGRVLFEMAGVDEETARKALHLAAFKLPVETSFVKRNVL, encoded by the coding sequence ATGTTAGCACCTAAACGAGTAAAATTTAGAAAACGCCAAAGAGGGCGCTTAAAAGGTAAGGACGAAAGAGGTTCTTACGTTGCGTTCGGAGAGTTTGGTTTAAAAGCCATTTCCTCCGGTCGTATCACTGCGCGACAAATTGAGGCAGCAAGGATCACTATCAACCGCCAAGTAAAACGAGGTGGGAAATTATGGATCAGGATCTTTCCTCATTTACCAATCACTAAAAAACCTGCCGAAACTCGTATGGGTAAAGGTAAAGGTAACCCTGAGTTCTGGATTGCTGAAATCCGACCAGGACGAGTTCTTTTTGAAATGGCTGGTGTTGATGAAGAAACAGCACGAAAAGCACTCCACCTAGCAGCATTTAAACTGCCAGTTGAAACTTCATTTGTTAAGAGGAACGTTCTATGA
- the rplX gene encoding 50S ribosomal protein L24: MATKLAYRGSEPTKFKKTKIKKDDEVLVISGKEKGKKGKVLAVDKRKDRVYIEGVNKRKRFVRPTQENPGGGAIEIEFPIHISNVMFHDAKAENKAKPKKKIKAVRLGFAEKDGKSVRVTRPEGKEV; the protein is encoded by the coding sequence ATGGCGACTAAGTTAGCATATAGAGGTTCCGAGCCTACTAAATTCAAAAAAACAAAAATCAAAAAGGACGATGAAGTTCTTGTGATTTCTGGAAAAGAAAAAGGAAAAAAAGGGAAGGTTCTTGCTGTTGATAAACGTAAAGACCGTGTTTACATCGAAGGTGTGAACAAAAGAAAAAGATTCGTTCGCCCAACCCAAGAAAACCCTGGTGGTGGTGCGATTGAAATCGAATTCCCGATCCATATTTCCAATGTGATGTTTCACGACGCAAAAGCAGAGAACAAAGCGAAGCCAAAGAAGAAAATTAAGGCTGTACGCTTGGGCTTTGCTGAGAAGGATGGTAAATCCGTACGAGTGACTCGACCTGAAGGGAAAGAAGTATAG
- the rplB gene encoding 50S ribosomal protein L2 — translation MGIRKLKPTTQSSRYYSVLDFKEITEVVPYKPLTANFSYKAGRDNKGRIAVRRKGGRNKRKFRIIDFKRNKFGIPATVKTIEYDPNRSSFIALVCYADGEYRYILAPNGLKVGDKIESGPNAEIKLGNSLPLDKIPAGTNVHNIELHIGKGGQIARTAGSFAVISAKDGDYVSLKLPSSEIRKVRKECLATVGELSNKDHNLVIIGKAGRNRWLGKRPKVRGVVMNPVDHPLGGGEGRTSGGRHPVTPWGKPTKGFKTRKTRPSDRFIVQRRKKNRNR, via the coding sequence ATGGGAATTAGAAAACTTAAACCCACAACACAGTCGAGCCGGTATTATTCGGTATTAGATTTCAAAGAAATCACAGAAGTGGTTCCTTATAAACCTCTCACAGCCAATTTTTCTTATAAGGCTGGTCGTGATAATAAGGGACGTATCGCTGTTAGACGCAAAGGTGGACGTAACAAAAGAAAGTTTCGTATCATCGATTTTAAACGTAATAAATTTGGAATCCCTGCAACAGTAAAAACAATTGAATACGATCCAAACCGTTCGTCATTCATTGCTCTTGTCTGTTATGCGGATGGGGAATACCGATACATTTTAGCTCCTAACGGTCTTAAAGTTGGGGATAAAATTGAGTCTGGTCCAAACGCGGAGATTAAACTAGGAAATTCACTTCCATTGGATAAAATCCCTGCAGGAACAAACGTTCACAACATCGAACTCCATATTGGAAAAGGTGGTCAGATTGCAAGAACAGCAGGTTCCTTTGCTGTAATCTCCGCAAAAGACGGTGACTACGTATCCCTCAAACTTCCTTCTTCGGAAATCCGAAAGGTGCGTAAAGAGTGTTTGGCGACAGTTGGAGAACTTTCCAACAAAGACCACAACTTAGTGATCATAGGAAAAGCCGGTCGTAACCGTTGGTTAGGAAAAAGACCGAAGGTAAGAGGGGTCGTTATGAACCCTGTGGACCACCCACTCGGTGGTGGTGAAGGTAGAACTTCCGGAGGTCGTCACCCAGTGACTCCTTGGGGTAAACCTACGAAAGGATTTAAAACACGTAAGACTAGACCGTCTGACCGTTTTATTGTCCAAAGACGTAAGAAAAACAGGAATAGGTAG
- the rplN gene encoding 50S ribosomal protein L14, with the protein MIQQETILQVADNSGVKKVMCVKVLGGSKKRYATLGDEIIVAVKEAQPAYGLRDGQGKKVHNKAVQRAVVVRTKKEVRRPDGTYIRFDDNAVAIIDDKGNPKGTRIFGPVARELRDKKYMKIISLAPEVL; encoded by the coding sequence ATGATCCAACAAGAAACTATTTTACAAGTAGCCGATAACTCGGGTGTGAAAAAAGTCATGTGCGTTAAAGTGCTTGGCGGTTCCAAAAAACGCTACGCAACGCTTGGTGACGAAATCATCGTCGCTGTGAAAGAAGCACAACCTGCATACGGACTTCGTGACGGGCAAGGAAAGAAAGTGCATAACAAAGCGGTTCAAAGAGCCGTTGTCGTAAGAACGAAAAAAGAAGTTCGTCGTCCAGACGGAACTTACATCCGTTTTGATGACAACGCGGTTGCCATTATCGATGATAAAGGTAACCCAAAAGGAACAAGGATCTTCGGACCTGTTGCTCGTGAACTACGTGATAAAAAATACATGAAAATTATATCTCTAGCTCCGGAGGTTCTCTAA